Proteins encoded in a region of the Streptomyces sp. NBC_00258 genome:
- a CDS encoding TetR/AcrR family transcriptional regulator has translation MGRALRADAERSVRAILEAAERVLAEDAGASMEQIAEAAGLTRITVHRRFANRQALLEALAVSAKQQLIDAIEEARPDSAPALVALYRVTANVMRVKSTWRYTLSHATAHTSAAAALWEEINAHTVELLNRAQDEGLLAHDADLEWTRQVYYALLSEALNRPGAGQDPAAQDPDALATLIIDTLLHGAGPRA, from the coding sequence ATGGGCCGAGCACTGCGGGCAGATGCCGAGCGCAGTGTGCGCGCGATTCTGGAGGCGGCTGAGCGGGTCCTCGCCGAGGACGCCGGCGCCTCCATGGAGCAGATCGCCGAGGCGGCGGGGCTGACGAGGATCACGGTGCACCGTCGGTTCGCGAACCGGCAAGCGCTGTTGGAGGCGCTCGCCGTCTCCGCGAAGCAGCAGCTCATCGACGCCATCGAGGAAGCCCGGCCCGACTCCGCTCCCGCGCTCGTGGCGCTGTACCGGGTGACCGCGAACGTGATGCGGGTCAAGAGCACCTGGCGCTACACCCTCAGCCACGCCACGGCCCACACCAGCGCAGCAGCCGCCCTCTGGGAGGAGATCAACGCCCACACCGTCGAACTCCTGAACCGGGCACAGGATGAGGGACTGCTCGCCCATGACGCGGACCTGGAGTGGACGCGGCAGGTGTACTACGCCCTCCTCAGCGAGGCCCTCAACAGGCCCGGCGCGGGCCAGGACCCTGCCGCACAGGACCCGGACGCACTGGCCACACTCATCATCGACACACTCCTGCACGGCGCGGGACCACGCGCCTGA
- a CDS encoding MFS transporter, with translation MIDRAVRRRRQSLFLLFLLPGIAMSSWVTRTPDVRDQLGLSTGQMGLTLFGLSVGSMIGILCSGRFVSRFGTRPVIALGTALIIAGTVVIGAGSAVPSAPLVTAGLCLFGAGMGGGEVAINVDGADVERITGTTVLPTLHGCFSLGTVVGGSAGMAATAAAFPVHWHLAVVALVATGILVYALRAVPAGVGISAAQSTPGPAQQSKPQVWKDRKLLLIGAIVLAMALAEGAANDWLPLLMVDGHGLDAAMGSLVFVGFAAAMTLGRFSGSFFLSRFGRATVVRASAVSGAVGLILVIFSDNAVVAATAVLFWGLGASLGFPVALSAAGDSGPDQTARVSLVAIIGYVAFLVGPPALGFLGDHYGLRSAMVVVLVFVAAAILIAPAADTRDRTTVAVDPSLRTQPGTHPAGQHQGDRS, from the coding sequence TTGATAGACCGCGCCGTGCGCCGACGCCGTCAATCTTTGTTCCTCCTGTTCCTTCTTCCAGGCATCGCCATGTCGTCCTGGGTCACACGCACCCCGGATGTCCGCGACCAACTGGGCTTGTCCACCGGGCAGATGGGCCTGACCCTGTTCGGTCTGTCCGTCGGTTCCATGATCGGCATTCTGTGTTCCGGCCGCTTCGTGTCCCGGTTCGGTACCCGGCCGGTCATCGCCCTCGGCACTGCCCTGATCATCGCGGGCACCGTCGTCATCGGTGCGGGCAGCGCCGTGCCGTCCGCGCCCCTGGTAACCGCGGGACTGTGCCTGTTCGGCGCGGGCATGGGCGGGGGCGAAGTGGCGATCAACGTGGACGGCGCCGACGTGGAGCGCATCACCGGCACCACAGTGCTGCCCACGCTGCACGGCTGCTTCAGCCTGGGCACGGTCGTCGGGGGTTCGGCCGGAATGGCGGCCACCGCCGCCGCGTTTCCCGTCCACTGGCATCTGGCCGTGGTCGCCCTGGTCGCCACAGGAATTCTGGTCTACGCCCTGCGTGCCGTTCCCGCCGGTGTCGGCATCAGCGCCGCGCAATCGACGCCGGGTCCGGCACAACAGTCCAAGCCTCAGGTGTGGAAGGACCGGAAGCTGCTGCTGATCGGCGCCATCGTGCTGGCCATGGCGCTGGCCGAGGGCGCCGCCAACGACTGGCTTCCGCTGCTCATGGTCGACGGCCACGGCCTTGACGCCGCGATGGGCTCGCTCGTCTTTGTGGGGTTCGCGGCGGCGATGACCCTGGGGCGCTTCAGCGGCAGCTTCTTCCTCAGTCGTTTCGGGCGGGCCACTGTCGTGCGCGCGAGCGCCGTCTCCGGTGCCGTCGGACTCATCCTGGTCATCTTCTCCGACAACGCCGTCGTAGCGGCAACAGCCGTACTTTTCTGGGGACTCGGGGCCTCCCTCGGTTTCCCTGTGGCCCTCTCGGCGGCGGGCGACTCGGGCCCCGACCAGACCGCCCGCGTCTCGCTGGTCGCCATCATCGGCTACGTGGCCTTCCTCGTGGGGCCGCCCGCCCTCGGGTTCCTGGGCGACCACTACGGGCTGCGCTCGGCAATGGTGGTTGTTCTGGTGTTCGTGGCCGCCGCCATCCTCATCGCTCCCGCCGCCGATACACGTGACCGCACCACCGTCGCGGTGGACCCGTCCCTGCGCACGCAACCCGGCACGCATCCCGCAGGACAACACCAAGGAGACCGCTCATGA
- a CDS encoding LLM class flavin-dependent oxidoreductase, which translates to MSPKEASGTIGVLLPRDIPQADVIAFAQEADDYGFDDLWVVEDLGYRGGLVQAATVLARTRRIRVGVGLLPAAARNVAFAAMEVATLAQLHPGRVDIAVGHGMPDWMRSVGAWPASPLTLLGEYIHTLKTLLAGRPTDTDGRYIQLDGLRLDPSVLPERAPDIFAGVRGPKSLALSGEVADGTLLAEPVSPEYVRQALSSINPRRPHRLAAYNITVVDDDPRAALSAARPALQPLGDPDWAPHIVPLGFHDELAALRRTSKSAQEFAQAIPEEWAHRLALTGTADQVRARVQDLFESGVTTAVLSPVGPDYRSALANLAKVL; encoded by the coding sequence ATGAGCCCGAAGGAAGCGTCCGGCACGATCGGCGTCCTCCTCCCCCGCGACATCCCCCAGGCCGACGTCATCGCCTTCGCGCAGGAAGCAGACGACTACGGCTTCGACGACCTGTGGGTCGTCGAAGACCTCGGTTATCGCGGCGGGCTCGTCCAGGCCGCCACTGTGCTGGCCCGCACCCGCCGGATCCGCGTCGGCGTCGGGCTTCTGCCCGCCGCGGCCCGCAATGTCGCCTTCGCGGCGATGGAAGTGGCCACTCTCGCCCAGCTCCATCCCGGCCGCGTCGACATCGCGGTCGGTCACGGCATGCCCGACTGGATGCGCAGCGTCGGAGCCTGGCCCGCCAGCCCTCTGACGCTGCTGGGCGAGTACATCCACACGCTCAAGACGCTGCTGGCAGGCCGGCCGACCGACACGGACGGCCGCTACATCCAGCTCGACGGACTGCGCCTGGACCCGTCGGTGCTGCCCGAGCGCGCCCCCGACATCTTCGCCGGAGTTCGCGGCCCCAAGTCGCTCGCCCTCTCCGGCGAAGTGGCCGACGGAACCCTGCTCGCCGAGCCGGTGTCACCCGAGTACGTCCGCCAAGCCCTCAGCAGCATCAACCCGCGGCGCCCGCACCGGCTCGCCGCCTACAACATCACCGTCGTCGACGACGACCCGCGCGCCGCCCTCTCCGCGGCACGGCCCGCCCTGCAACCCCTGGGCGATCCCGACTGGGCACCCCACATCGTCCCCCTCGGCTTCCATGACGAGCTCGCCGCGCTGCGCCGCACCAGCAAGAGCGCGCAGGAGTTCGCTCAGGCGATACCCGAGGAGTGGGCGCACCGGCTGGCCCTGACGGGCACCGCCGACCAGGTTCGTGCCCGCGTACAAGACCTCTTCGAGTCAGGTGTCACGACCGCCGTCCTCAGTCCGGTCGGCCCCGACTACCGGTCCGCGCTCGCCAACCTGGCCAAGGTCCTCTGA